From Herbiconiux flava, one genomic window encodes:
- a CDS encoding alpha/beta hydrolase, translating into MATRRRRPTGRILKPLALAIATLLVAVVVGFLVDAHTTYAAELEPVQAVAADPAVDIAWTHGDVVMTPTGPPNGTGLVFLAGAKVDPLAYADKLSGIVDSGTTVVIVRPILNFAILEFRPFSTFTELAPGVDDWYVGGHSLGGVKACQYATDADADVRGLVLLGSYCAGDLSDSDTPVLSVSGSDDGLSTPAKIDASRADLPADARFVVIEGANHASFGDYGPQPGDGTASIDDERMRARLTTALDDFLAAP; encoded by the coding sequence ATGGCGACCCGACGCCGACGCCCGACCGGCCGCATCCTGAAACCCCTGGCCCTCGCGATCGCCACTCTCCTCGTCGCCGTCGTCGTCGGCTTCCTCGTCGACGCCCACACCACCTACGCCGCCGAACTCGAACCCGTCCAGGCGGTCGCCGCCGATCCCGCCGTCGACATCGCCTGGACCCACGGCGACGTCGTGATGACCCCCACCGGCCCCCCGAACGGCACCGGCCTCGTCTTCCTCGCCGGCGCGAAGGTCGACCCGCTCGCCTACGCGGACAAGCTCAGCGGCATCGTCGACTCGGGCACGACCGTGGTGATCGTGCGCCCGATCCTCAACTTCGCGATCCTCGAGTTCCGCCCCTTCAGCACCTTCACCGAGCTCGCCCCGGGCGTCGACGACTGGTACGTCGGCGGCCACTCCCTCGGCGGCGTCAAGGCCTGCCAGTACGCCACCGACGCCGACGCCGACGTTCGGGGCCTCGTGCTCCTCGGCTCCTACTGCGCGGGCGACCTGAGCGACAGCGACACACCCGTCCTCTCCGTCTCGGGAAGCGACGACGGCCTCAGCACCCCCGCGAAGATCGACGCCTCCCGCGCCGACCTCCCCGCCGACGCCCGCTTCGTCGTGATCGAGGGCGCGAACCACGCCTCCTTCGGCGACTACGGCCCCCAGCCGGGCGACGGCACGGCCTCGATCGACGACGAGCGGATGCGCGCCCGGCTCACCACCGCTCTCGACGACTTCCTCGCCGCCCCCTGA